The following coding sequences are from one Thermoleophilia bacterium window:
- a CDS encoding citrate synthase — translation MATEAQVDGTLTVTDNRTGQTYEFPITEGTIRATDLRQIKTSDADFGLMTYDPAFMNTASCRSAITYLDGDAGVLRYRGYPIEQLAAKSTFLEVAWLLIYGELPTASELAGFTALIAERMSVDPSISNSVTAYAQDAHPMGVLEAGFGHLSTLYPEAKEVESDSERMDALVNTIAKIPTIGAIAFRHNQGSLPVAPDPLLDYSTNILTMFFGADYTVDPRLVRALDILLILHADHEQNCSTSAVRSVGSSQVDPYSAVAAGIAALYGPLHGGANEAVLEMLREIGSVDNIPAFMEGVKKREKLLMGFGHRVYKNYDPRATIIKKACDDVFEVTGVNPLLEIAVELEKVALSDDFFIQRKLYPNVDFYSGLIYEALGIPSEMFTVMFAIGRAPGWVAQWREMIQDKEQKISRPRQVYIGSGERDYVEIASR, via the coding sequence ATGGCGACAGAGGCCCAGGTGGACGGAACACTCACCGTCACCGATAACCGGACCGGACAGACGTACGAGTTCCCGATCACCGAGGGCACGATCCGGGCGACGGATCTGCGCCAGATCAAGACGTCGGATGCAGACTTCGGCCTGATGACCTACGACCCGGCGTTCATGAACACCGCGTCGTGCCGCAGCGCGATCACCTATCTCGACGGCGACGCCGGCGTACTCCGCTACCGCGGATACCCCATCGAGCAGTTGGCCGCGAAGAGCACGTTCCTCGAGGTCGCGTGGCTGCTGATCTATGGCGAGTTGCCCACTGCGTCGGAGCTCGCGGGGTTCACCGCGCTCATCGCGGAGCGCATGTCCGTCGATCCCTCGATCAGCAACTCGGTCACGGCCTACGCGCAGGACGCCCACCCGATGGGCGTTCTCGAGGCCGGATTCGGCCACCTCTCCACTCTGTACCCGGAGGCCAAGGAGGTCGAGAGCGATTCCGAGCGCATGGACGCGCTGGTCAACACCATCGCGAAGATTCCGACCATCGGCGCTATCGCGTTCCGCCACAACCAGGGCTCGCTTCCCGTGGCCCCGGATCCCCTGCTCGACTACTCCACCAACATCCTCACGATGTTCTTCGGTGCGGACTACACGGTGGACCCCCGCCTCGTGCGGGCACTCGACATCCTCCTCATTCTCCATGCCGACCACGAGCAGAACTGTTCCACCAGCGCGGTGCGCAGTGTGGGCTCCTCTCAGGTGGACCCGTACTCGGCCGTTGCTGCCGGCATCGCCGCGCTCTACGGGCCGCTGCACGGTGGCGCCAACGAGGCCGTGCTCGAGATGCTCCGCGAGATCGGCTCGGTGGACAACATCCCGGCCTTCATGGAGGGTGTGAAGAAGCGCGAGAAGTTGCTCATGGGCTTCGGCCACCGCGTGTACAAGAACTACGATCCACGCGCGACCATCATCAAGAAGGCCTGTGACGACGTATTCGAGGTCACGGGTGTCAACCCACTGCTCGAGATCGCCGTCGAACTCGAGAAGGTCGCCCTCAGCGACGACTTCTTCATCCAGCGCAAGCTCTACCCGAACGTGGACTTCTATTCGGGCCTCATTTATGAGGCACTGGGCATCCCGTCCGAGATGTTCACGGTCATGTTCGCCATCGGTCGCGCCCCGGGGTGGGTTGCGCAGTGGCGGGAGATGATCCAGGACAAGGAGCAGAAGATCTCGCGTCCGCGCCAGGTCTACATCGGCTCCGGTGAGCGCGACTACGTGGAGATCGCCTCCCGCTAG